Proteins encoded together in one Marinobacter sp. Arc7-DN-1 window:
- a CDS encoding molybdopterin-dependent oxidoreductase gives MLEMTRRNFVKASAGTTAAALAAPSILRAMENELGGRDYNPNTLKERTAIPTNCHVCNIQDGALAFVEDGRVVKLEGNPNHVSTRGRLCAKGNAGMWHSYDPDRIMYPLKRVGKRGEGKWKRISWDEALTEVTARIDDVLKNGDPNEIMLKWGRNRTGGVLTRFMHTLGSDTILNHTSVCESSKKVGMEPTWGPDIETPDFANSKYILNFGSNILEAAYFHNPYSQRITEGRVDSNARIVSFDVRLSNTAGFSDEWIPVYPGTDGAVALAIGHVILREDLQDSEFITDWTNVTVEELKAHYTQFTPQWAEEISGVPADTIERIAREFATIKPATTYTYRGPAKHLYGSYNERSCMMLSIMTGNVEKQGGYCLPRGMSYDQPQPQPPAPKKVSVLASPPEFPLASHKVSHLVPFWIAEGRQKISVYINYMDNPVYSNPGSEAVWGELFRNEELIPFRVVLTPFMGEEAQTADIILPELPYLERWEPESMPNSLWPWLGIRQPVIEPLGEGREHRVYMQEIIHRLDPDGSRGMKQYWNFKDSEDYMRQQFENVPGLKEAGGLDWLKKHGVWPIYGKLNPATGKISDKTGREIRAEYGLHRKELPASDMLGATVDEQGIIHKNGKAIGVQRHGKNHVGFPSGSRLINVRVDEWAEYGFNPMPAFKRIPWHENLKDDEMILTTYKYNVHVQSRTASVKWLAEIVHRNWAPINTETAKRIGIRTGDLIRVESPVGYLVTKAYVTEGQHPNVIAISTGCGHWGYGRLAQLKLKEKGGQFGAQEDPDLNNVWWEDKGVHPNLIIPPVADPIGGSAGYYDTVVRVTRAKARDKYGDMESSWDKHFEWYKKTMSYTYVGDEHRKMHPEMASWAGPESVKPKKPSGSH, from the coding sequence ATGTTGGAAATGACGCGCAGAAATTTCGTGAAGGCCAGCGCCGGCACCACGGCAGCGGCATTGGCGGCGCCGTCGATACTCAGGGCGATGGAAAATGAGCTCGGTGGGCGGGACTATAACCCCAATACGCTGAAGGAGCGCACGGCGATCCCCACCAACTGCCACGTCTGCAACATCCAGGACGGTGCTCTGGCGTTCGTCGAGGATGGTCGCGTGGTCAAGCTGGAGGGTAACCCCAATCATGTTTCCACCCGCGGTCGTCTCTGCGCCAAGGGCAACGCCGGAATGTGGCACAGCTACGACCCGGACCGGATCATGTATCCGCTCAAGCGTGTCGGCAAGCGCGGCGAGGGCAAGTGGAAACGCATCAGTTGGGACGAGGCGCTGACCGAGGTGACCGCCCGTATCGACGATGTGCTGAAGAACGGCGACCCCAACGAAATCATGCTTAAATGGGGCCGCAACCGCACCGGCGGGGTGCTGACCCGATTCATGCATACACTTGGTTCGGACACCATCCTCAACCATACCTCGGTGTGCGAATCATCCAAGAAAGTGGGTATGGAGCCGACCTGGGGGCCCGATATCGAGACTCCGGACTTTGCCAACAGCAAATATATCCTCAATTTCGGATCCAACATCCTGGAGGCCGCCTACTTCCATAACCCTTACTCACAGCGCATTACCGAGGGACGGGTCGACAGCAACGCCAGGATTGTCTCCTTCGATGTGCGTCTCTCCAATACCGCCGGCTTCTCCGACGAATGGATCCCGGTCTATCCGGGCACCGACGGTGCGGTGGCGCTGGCCATCGGCCATGTAATCCTGCGCGAGGATCTGCAGGATTCGGAGTTCATCACAGACTGGACCAACGTCACGGTGGAGGAGCTCAAGGCGCATTACACTCAGTTCACTCCGCAGTGGGCCGAGGAAATCTCCGGCGTGCCAGCCGATACCATCGAGCGCATTGCGCGCGAGTTCGCCACTATCAAGCCAGCCACCACCTATACATACCGGGGCCCTGCCAAGCACCTCTACGGCTCCTACAACGAGAGATCCTGCATGATGCTCTCCATCATGACCGGCAACGTTGAGAAGCAAGGCGGCTACTGTCTGCCCCGGGGCATGAGTTATGACCAGCCGCAGCCGCAGCCGCCAGCACCAAAGAAGGTCTCGGTGCTGGCGTCGCCGCCTGAGTTTCCGCTCGCCTCGCACAAGGTGAGCCACCTGGTGCCGTTCTGGATCGCCGAGGGAAGGCAGAAGATTAGTGTCTATATCAACTATATGGACAACCCGGTCTACAGCAATCCGGGCTCCGAGGCGGTGTGGGGCGAACTGTTCCGCAACGAGGAGTTGATCCCCTTTCGTGTGGTGCTAACTCCGTTCATGGGCGAAGAGGCACAGACGGCGGACATCATTCTGCCAGAGCTGCCCTACCTGGAACGCTGGGAGCCCGAGTCAATGCCTAACTCTCTGTGGCCGTGGCTGGGGATCCGCCAGCCGGTGATCGAACCGCTGGGTGAGGGCAGGGAGCATCGCGTCTACATGCAGGAGATCATCCACCGCCTCGATCCGGACGGCTCCCGCGGGATGAAGCAGTACTGGAACTTCAAGGACTCCGAGGACTACATGCGCCAGCAGTTCGAGAACGTTCCCGGGCTGAAAGAGGCCGGCGGTCTGGACTGGCTGAAGAAGCACGGCGTCTGGCCCATCTACGGCAAGCTCAACCCCGCCACCGGTAAGATCAGCGACAAGACCGGTCGTGAGATCCGTGCCGAGTACGGCCTTCATCGCAAGGAACTCCCGGCCTCAGATATGTTGGGAGCGACGGTCGATGAGCAGGGAATCATCCACAAAAACGGCAAGGCAATCGGCGTGCAGCGCCATGGCAAGAACCATGTCGGCTTCCCCAGCGGCAGCCGGCTGATCAATGTCCGTGTCGATGAGTGGGCGGAGTACGGCTTCAACCCGATGCCCGCCTTCAAACGCATCCCGTGGCATGAAAATCTCAAGGATGACGAGATGATTCTCACCACCTATAAGTACAATGTTCACGTACAGTCACGTACCGCTTCGGTCAAGTGGCTGGCGGAGATCGTCCACCGCAACTGGGCACCGATCAATACCGAAACGGCGAAGCGGATAGGCATCAGGACCGGCGACCTGATTCGGGTGGAGAGCCCGGTGGGCTACCTGGTTACCAAGGCCTATGTCACCGAGGGGCAGCACCCCAACGTCATCGCTATCTCCACCGGCTGCGGCCACTGGGGCTATGGTCGTCTGGCACAGCTCAAGCTCAAGGAGAAAGGTGGGCAGTTCGGCGCACAGGAGGATCCGGATCTGAACAACGTCTGGTGGGAAGATAAGGGTGTGCACCCCAACCTCATCATTCCCCCGGTAGCCGATCCCATCGGCGGCTCCGCCGGCTACTATGACACCGTGGTGAGGGTGACCAGGGCCAAGGCGAGGGACAAGTATGGCGATATGGAATCCTCCTGGGACAAGCACTTTGAGTGGTACAAAAAGACCATGAGCTATACCTATGTGGGCGATGAGCACCGCAAGATGCACCCGGAGATGGCCTCCTGGGCCGGCCCGGAGAGCGTCAAGCCGAAGAAGCCGTCCGGTAGCCACTGA
- a CDS encoding molecular chaperone, with protein sequence MNDSSIILVAISQDASNQVGNVETLSSRAHWYRLLAGVFAEEPQAAFVRQLRSQACLEALAEVGVSFGDDFRAANEEALIEELAAEYTMLFVAPGGFPPVESVRLQGGYRQSASNEVRYAYAAEGFSVQSGRFAIFDDHLAAQMQFVAALLERQAEALVAADEQEQRRLEATVRRFWMMHLGRWCRGYAQLVEEAAEHSFYREMARLLDAFVTAELDIMRLAVVDEDGGRLRAPKPKAVTEPMWCGGAAR encoded by the coding sequence ATGAACGATTCAAGTATTATTCTGGTGGCAATTAGTCAGGACGCAAGTAATCAGGTGGGGAATGTCGAGACTCTGAGCAGCCGTGCCCACTGGTATCGCCTGCTGGCGGGCGTCTTCGCCGAGGAACCGCAGGCCGCCTTTGTGCGCCAACTGCGCAGCCAGGCGTGCTTAGAGGCTCTGGCGGAGGTCGGGGTGAGTTTCGGCGACGATTTCCGTGCTGCCAATGAAGAGGCGCTGATTGAGGAGCTGGCCGCGGAGTACACCATGCTCTTTGTCGCCCCTGGTGGCTTCCCACCGGTAGAATCGGTGCGGCTGCAGGGCGGGTACCGCCAGAGCGCGTCAAATGAGGTGCGCTATGCCTATGCTGCCGAGGGATTCAGCGTACAGTCCGGGCGTTTTGCCATCTTCGATGACCATCTTGCGGCACAGATGCAGTTCGTCGCGGCGCTGCTCGAGCGTCAGGCCGAGGCGTTGGTGGCTGCTGATGAGCAGGAGCAACGGCGTCTGGAGGCGACCGTCAGGCGCTTCTGGATGATGCACCTGGGGCGCTGGTGCCGGGGCTATGCCCAATTGGTGGAAGAGGCCGCTGAACACAGCTTCTACCGCGAGATGGCGCGACTGCTCGACGCCTTTGTCACTGCCGAACTGGATATTATGAGACTGGCTGTGGTCGATGAGGATGGAGGTAGGCTGCGTGCTCCCAAACCCAAGGCTGTGACCGAGCCGATGTGGTGTGGGGGAGCGGCCAGATGA
- a CDS encoding DUF309 domain-containing protein, whose amino-acid sequence MSLLLWDELAAIWQSGDFRGAHDWINERWSRTVQESPQGDTDPFARFLQGIAFAALAFHFAGEQNGESAAIFVEDGLSTLSRFPLSYAGVELAPIIDALAELRHGLPAAGSGLPIPPVISGVRALRFAGRVVQ is encoded by the coding sequence ATGAGTCTGTTGCTGTGGGATGAGTTGGCCGCGATTTGGCAGTCAGGCGACTTCCGTGGCGCCCACGACTGGATCAACGAACGCTGGTCGCGCACTGTGCAGGAGTCGCCACAAGGGGATACCGATCCCTTTGCCCGCTTTCTTCAAGGAATCGCCTTTGCGGCCCTGGCGTTCCACTTTGCCGGGGAGCAGAACGGCGAAAGCGCTGCCATCTTTGTCGAGGACGGTCTTAGTACTTTGTCGCGATTCCCTCTATCCTATGCCGGCGTTGAGTTGGCGCCGATCATCGACGCCTTAGCGGAGCTTCGTCACGGCCTTCCAGCCGCCGGCTCCGGCCTGCCCATCCCGCCGGTCATCTCTGGAGTACGGGCACTGCGCTTCGCCGGGAGGGTAGTGCAATGA